One region of Armigeres subalbatus isolate Guangzhou_Male chromosome 3, GZ_Asu_2, whole genome shotgun sequence genomic DNA includes:
- the LOC134220634 gene encoding hatching enzyme 1.2-like, with amino-acid sequence MYVLALVVGLVYHVTAKFTVRDLSSYGTALYRTIDPRVDELIRNLDPSSGIQPWQLGNLVGSDMALPIPKLNNALAGNSSSYFRWPNATVIYEMNGSFNSTELLFIYGAMREFEKYTCVRFKKRTTEEAYVSIDNSQYGCWADVGRGRGKTRVHLQPGCANSLTTPVHELMHSLGFHHEHNRLDRDNYIEVIYDHMIPDPSVYFNFQLVDETETTNFSVPYDIGSIMHYLNNSFSVKPEKLITLEPLVRWNSTFGQGPTLTKYDALLINIMYCGAPEPTEALPVPHEWIPAEPLKKPKTSVPLTTTLRSVQVKKTTAYMKMSNEAKQQMEDNLKKILSLKRG; translated from the exons ATGTACGTACTTGCCCTGGTTGTCGGTTTGGTCTACCACGTCACAGCAAAGTTTACCGTAAGGGATTTGTCTAGTTATGGAACTGCGCTGTATCGAACAATTGATCCGAGAGTTg ATGAACTAATAAGAAACTTGGATCCATCATCGGGCATCCAGCCATGGCAATTGGGAAACCTGGTGGGAAGCGATATGGCTCTGCCCATTCCAAAGTTGAACAACGCCCTTGCAGGGAACTCTAGTTCGTACTTTCGTTGGCCAAACGCTACAGTGATCTACGAAATGAACGGCTCATTCA ATAGCACAGAACTTCTTTTCATCTACGGAGCGATGCGAGAATTCGAAAAGTACACATGCGTACGCTTTAAGAAACGAACCACAGAAGAAGCCTACGTGTCTATTGACAACTCGCAGTATGGATGCTGGGCCGATGTTGGCCGAGGACGCGGCAAAACTCGGGTTCACCTGCAGCCGGGATGTGCGAACTCGCTGACAACTCCCGTTCACGAGCTGATGCATTCTCTTGGGTTTCACCATGAGCACAACCGACTTGATCGGGACAACTACATTGAAGTTATCTACGATCATATGATTCCGGATCCGTCGGTGTACTTCAACTTTCAGCTGGTCGATGAGACTGAAACCACCAACTTCAGCGTTCCGTACGATATCGGGAGTATAATGCACTATTTGAATAATTCGTTTTCGGTTAAACCGGAAAAACTGATAACATTGGAGCCGTTGGTTCGGTGGAATAGTACCTTCGGACAAGGTCCAACTCTTACCAAGTACGATGCACTATTGATAAATATTATGTATTGTGGAGCTCCGGAACCCACGGAGGCACTTCCCGTACCACATGAATGGATTCCAGCAGAACCGCTGAAAAAACCTAAAACTTCGGTTCCATTAACGACAACCTTGAGATCGGTTCAAGTTAAAAAGACTACGGCTTACATGAAGATGTCCAATGAGGCTAAACAACAGATGGAAGATAATCTTAAGAAAATCTTAAGCTTAAAACGGGGATAA
- the LOC134220635 gene encoding astacin-like metalloprotease toxin 2 yields MDDIHLNSCVRFVERKNQVGYVRITSESSGCWADTGRSDSVSHLNLGPGCFESKGTTLHELMHTLGFLHQHTRPDRDQYVQIMYQNIIQSPEVLFNFEIIKPWTGLAFPLPYDYDSIMHYKAHMYSKDPQRLVTIAPKSSSVTRIGQRDRLSELDIISINFLYCV; encoded by the exons ATGGACGACATTCATCTAAACTCGTGCGTTCGATTCGTAGAAAGGAAGAACCAAGTAGGCTATGTACGAATAACTTCCGAATCAAGCGGTTGTTGGGCTGACACAGGACGATCAGACAGTGTTTCA CATCTAAACCTTGGACCTGGCTGTTTCGAGAGCAAAGGAACTACTCTCCATGAGCTGATGCATACCTTAGGATTTCTGCACCAGCACACTCGTCCCGATCGGGATCAATACGTACAAATTATGTACCAAAACATCATACAAAGCCCGGAAGTGTTGTTCAACTTTGAAATAATCAAACCGTGGACAGGGCTTGCCTTCCCATTGCCGTACGATTACGATAGCATCATGCACTATAAGGCCCACATGTATAGCAAAGATCCCCAGCGGTTGGTAACCATTGCGCCTAAGAGCTCATCGGTAACTAGGATAGGACAACGAGATCGACTCAGCGAGCTTGACATAATCTCAATAAACTTCCTGTATTGCGTGTGA